Proteins found in one Salinimonas lutimaris genomic segment:
- the pseG gene encoding UDP-2,4-diacetamido-2,4,6-trideoxy-beta-L-altropyranose hydrolase, giving the protein MNIAIRADASTTIGTGHIMRCLTLASHLPQSARITFLCKRMPGHLGEKILQQGFRLILADIPDGISQEHEAQLWCELLTESELSLLIVDHYALGAAFCGVMRRLSQHIMVIDDLANRLHDCDILLDQNYYSAPEHRYKALVPAHCKNLLGPKFALLRDEFNQQLTTRLPNHLLISFGGSDEQNLTAQCAALLPSLSNYNVTADVVIGASYPFSRELQLQIAHYKGVTLHENCHYMSELMQKASLMIGSGGSTHWERCRVGLPGLIITTADNQTEITKELANAGACEWLGAYEQFSPDLLIQKMLFYFQHPDALFALSRQARNIVPPDSGVNKVIEHINHLHGEKL; this is encoded by the coding sequence ATGAATATTGCCATTCGGGCTGATGCTTCTACCACAATAGGTACAGGGCATATTATGCGATGCCTGACGCTGGCCAGCCACCTGCCACAAAGTGCCCGAATAACATTTTTGTGTAAGCGTATGCCCGGTCATCTTGGCGAGAAAATTCTGCAGCAGGGATTCAGGCTGATACTGGCAGATATACCTGATGGAATCAGTCAGGAGCACGAAGCTCAGCTATGGTGTGAGCTGCTGACCGAGTCAGAACTATCACTGCTTATTGTTGATCACTATGCTCTTGGCGCGGCATTTTGTGGGGTGATGCGCCGGTTGAGTCAGCATATTATGGTTATCGATGATTTGGCTAATCGTCTGCATGATTGCGATATTCTGCTCGATCAGAACTACTATTCAGCCCCCGAGCATCGTTACAAAGCCTTGGTTCCTGCACACTGCAAAAACTTGCTAGGGCCAAAGTTTGCTCTACTGCGGGATGAATTTAATCAGCAACTGACCACCAGATTGCCGAATCACCTGCTAATCAGCTTTGGCGGTAGCGATGAGCAGAATTTAACAGCGCAGTGCGCTGCACTGCTGCCGTCGCTGTCAAATTACAATGTCACTGCTGATGTTGTCATCGGAGCAAGCTATCCGTTTAGCAGGGAACTACAGCTGCAGATTGCTCATTATAAAGGGGTTACTTTGCATGAAAACTGTCACTACATGTCTGAACTGATGCAAAAAGCATCGCTGATGATAGGCAGTGGTGGCTCAACACATTGGGAGCGCTGCCGTGTTGGCCTGCCCGGCCTCATTATTACCACGGCAGACAATCAGACAGAAATAACCAAAGAGCTGGCAAATGCCGGCGCCTGTGAGTGGCTGGGCGCCTATGAACAATTCAGCCCTGATTTACTCATCCAGAAAATGCTGTTTTATTTTCAACACCCAGATGCACTTTTCGCATTGTCCCGGCAGGCACGAAACATCGTGCCGCCTGACAGCGGTGTAAATAAAGTGATTGAACACATAAACCATCTACATGGGGAAAAACTATGA
- a CDS encoding flagellin N-terminal helical domain-containing protein, producing the protein MALTVNTNVSSLNAQRQLMTSGNRLDQAFERLSSGFRINSASDDAAGLQISNRLDGQINGLNQGIRNANDGISLAQTAEGAMDEITNSFQRVRTLASQAANGSNTDEDRLAIQEEIRSLMTEVNRIAEDTTFGGQNLLDGTYDAKFQVGADAAQTIGFSMQKVGGTAAGNSLSGNGGFTLSGVAGVASTVTGKSLSANLVGVSEAGGTEAATAYSFAAEFTASGISVSNQGNAQAVLAGMDSLIAVVDKKRAELGAVQNRFQSAINNQSNVAENLSAAKSRIKDADFAAETAKLTQNQILQQASQSILAQANQRPQAALSLLG; encoded by the coding sequence ATGGCTTTAACTGTTAATACAAATGTAAGTTCACTGAACGCTCAGCGTCAGCTTATGACCTCAGGAAACCGTTTAGACCAGGCCTTTGAGCGCCTATCTTCAGGATTTCGAATCAACAGTGCATCTGACGATGCAGCGGGTCTACAAATCTCAAACCGTCTTGATGGTCAGATTAATGGTCTGAACCAGGGTATTCGAAATGCCAATGACGGCATTTCTCTGGCGCAAACCGCTGAAGGTGCAATGGATGAGATCACTAACTCATTCCAGCGTGTCAGAACGTTGGCGTCTCAGGCGGCGAATGGTTCGAACACTGATGAGGATCGTCTGGCGATTCAGGAAGAAATTCGGTCACTGATGACCGAAGTGAACCGGATTGCTGAGGATACTACCTTTGGTGGCCAGAACCTACTGGATGGTACTTATGATGCGAAGTTTCAGGTAGGTGCTGATGCGGCACAAACTATCGGTTTCAGTATGCAGAAAGTTGGCGGTACCGCGGCGGGTAACTCCCTAAGTGGCAATGGTGGCTTCACGTTGTCGGGTGTTGCAGGTGTGGCTAGTACGGTAACGGGTAAGTCCTTGTCAGCAAACCTGGTTGGCGTGAGTGAGGCCGGCGGTACAGAAGCCGCGACGGCGTATTCTTTTGCTGCAGAGTTCACTGCCAGCGGTATCAGTGTATCAAATCAGGGTAATGCGCAGGCTGTACTGGCCGGCATGGACAGCCTGATTGCGGTGGTTGATAAAAAACGGGCAGAGCTGGGTGCGGTACAAAACCGGTTCCAGTCCGCCATCAACAACCAGTCAAATGTGGCAGAAAACCTATCGGCTGCAAAATCGCGCATCAAAGATGCGGACTTTGCTGCTGAAACCGCCAAGCTGACGCAAAACCAGATTCTGCAGCAGGCGTCACAGTCTATCCTGGCACAGGCGAACCAGCGTCCACAAGCGGCACTAAGTTTGCTAGGTTAA
- the pseC gene encoding UDP-4-amino-4,6-dideoxy-N-acetyl-beta-L-altrosamine transaminase, with the protein MTFIPYGRQDINQTDIDAVVDVLKSDFITQGPAVPAFEQAIADYTRSQFCIAVNSATSALHLACMALGVASGDTVWTSPITFVASANCARYCGADVDFVDIDPDTFNLCPVKLRDKLKKHAAEDLPLPKVLIAVHMAGQSCAMKQIHALSLEYGFRIIEDASHAIGGRYLNEPIGQCTYSDICVFSFHPVKIVTTAEGGALTTNNAELAKVLSQLRSHGITRDQDDMLVKQSLDGDWFYEQQALGFNYRMTEMQAALGLSQMQRLDEFVERRHSLVKDYRELLGNLSLLLPDCADDYYSAFHLFIVRVPQGSEVRKRLFEKLRNNNIGVNVHYIPVHFQPYYQKLGFRKGQFPAAESYYDGALSLPLYPSMTRDDQQAVVDVIYQFFDELRR; encoded by the coding sequence ATGACATTTATTCCGTACGGCAGGCAGGATATCAACCAGACCGACATTGATGCGGTGGTTGATGTGCTCAAATCAGATTTCATCACGCAGGGGCCAGCCGTACCTGCATTTGAGCAGGCGATAGCAGACTATACCCGAAGTCAGTTTTGTATTGCCGTAAACAGTGCCACATCAGCACTGCATCTGGCGTGTATGGCACTTGGCGTAGCCAGTGGTGACACTGTCTGGACCTCCCCGATTACATTTGTCGCCAGCGCCAACTGTGCCAGATACTGTGGCGCTGATGTCGATTTTGTGGATATCGATCCGGATACCTTTAATCTTTGTCCTGTCAAACTTCGCGATAAACTGAAAAAGCATGCTGCTGAAGATTTACCACTGCCCAAAGTGCTTATTGCGGTTCATATGGCCGGTCAGTCCTGTGCGATGAAGCAGATTCATGCTTTGAGTCTGGAGTATGGTTTCAGAATTATTGAAGATGCCTCTCATGCCATCGGTGGCCGGTACCTCAATGAACCGATTGGTCAGTGTACCTATAGTGATATCTGCGTATTCAGCTTTCATCCGGTTAAAATTGTGACTACCGCTGAAGGCGGCGCATTAACCACCAATAATGCTGAACTGGCAAAGGTGTTGTCACAGTTACGCAGTCACGGTATCACCAGGGATCAGGATGATATGCTGGTAAAGCAATCCTTAGATGGTGACTGGTTTTATGAACAGCAGGCCCTGGGCTTTAATTATCGAATGACAGAAATGCAGGCTGCCCTGGGACTCTCTCAGATGCAGCGACTGGATGAATTTGTTGAGCGTCGCCATAGCCTTGTAAAAGACTATCGTGAATTGCTGGGCAATCTGTCACTGCTTTTGCCTGACTGTGCCGATGACTATTATTCCGCTTTTCACTTATTTATTGTGCGTGTGCCTCAGGGCAGCGAAGTGAGGAAGCGTTTATTTGAGAAGCTGCGTAACAATAATATCGGCGTTAATGTGCATTATATTCCGGTACATTTTCAGCCTTACTATCAAAAGCTGGGCTTCAGAAAAGGGCAGTTCCCGGCAGCGGAAAGCTATTATGACGGCGCGTTAAGCCTGCCTCTTTATCCTTCCATGACCAGGGATGATCAACAGGCGGTTGTTGATGTTATTTACCAGTTTTTTGATGAACTGCGACGTTAG
- the fliD gene encoding flagellar filament capping protein FliD translates to MATITNAGVGSGIDLESIISATLQATNQPKLQKFASRESELSVELTGIGGIKSVMSKLQDVFEELSDPEKFNQRAVTMRQPDSAASLGDLVTVKADETATTGSFDISVMQLAQGSRAQTDTSNPANTFTSADEVITTSASTLTFSAGSKSFDIDIEANATLEDIRQAINSASGEFGVSANIINTGSQSLLVLESSEAGAGNDLVISNNNAELDRLSTVANSGGAGGLAIAPEDVAQDAIIEVDGIQITNTSNVFNDAVQGLTITANRISEDSEIANASVAFDREGVTEKIDSFISAFNNTIDMINQQSASVTAPLFGDATVRAIKDQLTNALTTKISGAGNFETIFDIGLSLNENGKLDKESVVRSVNEALDSGFADVGKLFTNEGGLAETFGSILETYVDSSGILKQRQDFINKQKDALEDDVIDHEYRMQQLEASLRKKYSSLDTLIATMQSSGSYLMSQLDSLPGFTRE, encoded by the coding sequence ATGGCAACAATCACCAATGCTGGAGTAGGCTCCGGAATTGATTTGGAATCCATCATTTCTGCGACCCTTCAGGCGACCAACCAGCCCAAGCTGCAAAAATTTGCTTCTCGTGAATCCGAGCTTTCGGTGGAGCTGACCGGTATCGGTGGTATCAAATCGGTGATGAGTAAACTTCAGGATGTGTTCGAAGAGCTTTCCGATCCTGAAAAGTTTAATCAGCGTGCTGTTACTATGAGACAGCCAGACAGCGCAGCCTCCCTGGGCGATCTGGTTACGGTCAAAGCGGATGAAACAGCCACAACCGGCTCTTTTGATATCAGCGTGATGCAACTGGCTCAGGGGAGCCGGGCGCAAACTGACACTTCAAACCCTGCCAATACTTTTACCTCTGCTGATGAAGTAATTACCACCAGTGCCAGTACACTGACATTCTCCGCCGGTAGCAAATCCTTTGATATCGATATTGAAGCCAATGCGACACTCGAAGATATTCGTCAGGCCATTAATAGCGCCAGCGGTGAGTTCGGGGTGTCGGCGAATATTATCAATACCGGCTCGCAAAGCCTGCTGGTATTGGAATCGTCAGAAGCCGGCGCGGGCAATGACCTGGTTATTTCCAATAACAATGCTGAGCTGGACCGATTGTCGACGGTTGCCAACAGTGGCGGTGCCGGTGGGCTGGCAATTGCTCCAGAAGATGTGGCTCAGGATGCGATTATCGAAGTGGATGGTATTCAGATCACCAATACCAGCAATGTATTTAATGATGCAGTACAGGGACTGACCATTACCGCTAACCGTATTAGTGAAGACAGTGAAATTGCTAATGCCAGTGTAGCGTTTGACCGGGAAGGCGTAACTGAAAAAATTGACAGCTTTATTTCGGCGTTCAACAACACCATCGACATGATTAATCAGCAGTCGGCATCGGTGACAGCGCCGCTGTTTGGTGATGCGACAGTGCGTGCAATTAAGGATCAGCTTACCAATGCGCTGACAACCAAAATCAGTGGTGCGGGCAACTTCGAGACAATTTTTGATATTGGTTTATCACTGAATGAAAATGGCAAACTGGATAAAGAGAGTGTTGTTCGTAGTGTAAACGAGGCGCTGGATAGTGGGTTTGCTGATGTAGGTAAATTATTTACCAACGAGGGCGGGCTGGCGGAGACTTTCGGCAGTATTCTTGAAACTTATGTTGATTCAAGTGGCATTTTAAAGCAGCGTCAGGACTTCATCAATAAGCAGAAAGATGCGCTGGAAGATGATGTGATTGACCATGAGTATCGCATGCAGCAACTGGAAGCCAGTTTGCGTAAAAAGTATTCCTCGTTAGATACGTTAATAGCCACAATGCAAAGCTCAGGGAGTTATCTGATGAGCCAGCTAGACTCATTACCAGGCTTTACCCGTGAATAA
- a CDS encoding GNAT family N-acetyltransferase gives MTTPDVLIRSASLADSADLLVWRNDATTRAMSFDSKIVKEKEHHKWLSCVLENSQKHLLIGEYAGEKVGMCRFDIESDRLTAEISINVNPALRGRGLASPLLKKSIAYFLVHHSITLVARTKVTNVASQIIFEKAGFKKQKTAGDIIHWLFCA, from the coding sequence ATGACAACTCCTGACGTTTTAATCCGCTCGGCAAGCCTCGCTGATTCTGCTGACCTGCTCGTATGGCGTAATGATGCCACCACCCGGGCCATGTCATTTGACAGCAAAATAGTCAAAGAAAAAGAACACCATAAGTGGTTATCCTGCGTGCTTGAAAATTCACAAAAACACCTGTTGATTGGTGAGTATGCCGGCGAGAAAGTGGGCATGTGCCGGTTTGATATCGAATCAGACCGCTTAACCGCTGAGATCTCTATCAATGTTAATCCGGCGCTGCGAGGTCGCGGGCTCGCCTCTCCCCTGTTAAAAAAATCTATTGCTTACTTTTTGGTACACCATTCCATCACACTAGTAGCCCGGACAAAGGTAACTAATGTAGCAAGCCAAATAATCTTTGAAAAAGCCGGTTTTAAAAAGCAAAAAACAGCCGGGGATATTATCCACTGGCTGTTTTGTGCGTGA
- the pseF gene encoding pseudaminic acid cytidylyltransferase → MNIAIIPARGGSKRIPRKNIKSFCGIPMIAHSIRCAQKSNVIDKVVVSTDDEDIAQIALQEGACVPFLRPAHLADDFTGTAEVMCHAVETLIAQKWQLDYCACIYATAPFLTPSVIDDSLCLLQADSGITNVFTATRFAFPIQRALLKASDGGVVPFDASSIEKRSQDLAPAFHDAGQLYWSHESLWRTAEAPIFSPTSRLFELPDYLVCDIDTTEDWERAEVMHDVLQKQGKI, encoded by the coding sequence ATGAATATAGCCATTATCCCTGCCCGCGGCGGAAGCAAACGCATCCCCCGTAAAAATATAAAGTCTTTTTGCGGTATTCCGATGATCGCGCATTCTATTCGCTGTGCGCAAAAAAGTAATGTGATTGATAAAGTCGTCGTGTCTACTGATGATGAAGACATTGCACAAATTGCGTTACAGGAAGGCGCCTGCGTACCTTTCCTGAGGCCAGCCCACCTGGCGGATGACTTTACCGGCACAGCCGAGGTAATGTGTCACGCAGTAGAAACATTAATTGCCCAAAAGTGGCAACTTGACTACTGCGCCTGTATTTATGCTACAGCACCGTTTCTGACGCCATCTGTGATCGATGACAGCCTGTGTTTACTTCAGGCAGATTCCGGCATCACCAATGTATTTACTGCCACCCGGTTTGCTTTTCCCATCCAGCGGGCGCTACTTAAAGCCAGTGACGGGGGCGTTGTGCCATTTGACGCCAGTAGCATCGAAAAACGCTCACAGGATCTGGCTCCGGCTTTCCATGATGCAGGACAGTTGTACTGGTCACACGAAAGTCTGTGGCGCACTGCTGAGGCGCCTATTTTCAGCCCCACGTCACGCTTGTTTGAATTACCGGATTATCTGGTGTGCGATATCGACACCACTGAAGACTGGGAACGAGCTGAGGTCATGCACGATGTGCTGCAAAAGCAGGGGAAAATATGA
- a CDS encoding flagellar protein FlaG, which yields MSVENATEFKSFASVSGDNGLKAKIDEKRPAENNDIVLTEVKESKSGNVLPDEKEKPAGIVEQVQESAEPDNEVILEKLKQINEQFPLKSTSLVFEFDDANDPPVVKVVDKESGDVIREIPPKELREIAQALSDIADNLNGDTNSQQGKRSSGILINERL from the coding sequence ATGTCGGTAGAAAATGCAACAGAGTTCAAAAGCTTTGCTTCAGTATCCGGTGACAATGGATTAAAAGCGAAGATTGATGAAAAGCGCCCAGCTGAAAACAATGACATTGTTTTGACTGAGGTGAAAGAATCAAAATCAGGCAATGTCCTACCCGATGAAAAAGAAAAGCCAGCAGGTATTGTTGAGCAGGTTCAGGAATCAGCAGAGCCAGACAACGAAGTGATTTTGGAAAAGCTTAAACAAATTAATGAGCAGTTTCCGTTGAAATCGACCAGTCTGGTATTTGAGTTTGATGATGCGAATGACCCTCCGGTGGTCAAAGTCGTGGATAAAGAAAGCGGTGATGTGATTCGCGAGATACCACCCAAAGAGCTTCGGGAAATTGCTCAAGCGTTAAGCGATATTGCCGATAACCTGAATGGCGATACAAATTCACAGCAAGGTAAACGTTCGTCGGGAATTTTAATCAACGAACGGTTATAA
- the pseI gene encoding pseudaminic acid synthase codes for MTSITIGNREVGPGHPPFIIAEMSGNHNQSLEKARELIKVAAAAGAHAVKLQTYTPDTITLDVHHGEFFISDPNSLWEGSSLYDLYQQAMTPWEWHKELFDYASELGLLAFSSPFDLSAVAFLEELQVPCYKIASFENTDHALLAAVAKTGKPVIVSTGMASQAELAESVEVLKQNGCTQLILLKCTSNYPARPVDANLRTIPHLAELFDCQVGLSDHTMGVGVAVAAVALGASVVEKHFVLDRSEGGVDADFSLEPDELRLLVDETDRAAAALGKISYGATAKEQSSLVFRRSLYIAEDMKKGEILTAQNLRSVRPGLGLPPKYLPLLLGKPINQDAAKGTPMSWALI; via the coding sequence ATGACCTCCATTACCATTGGCAACCGTGAAGTTGGCCCCGGCCATCCCCCTTTTATCATTGCAGAAATGTCGGGAAACCATAACCAGTCACTGGAAAAAGCCAGAGAACTGATTAAAGTGGCCGCAGCAGCCGGTGCTCATGCGGTGAAGTTACAAACCTACACCCCGGATACTATTACTCTTGATGTCCATCATGGTGAGTTTTTTATCAGCGACCCGAACAGTCTGTGGGAAGGCTCTTCACTGTACGACCTTTACCAACAGGCTATGACGCCCTGGGAATGGCACAAAGAACTGTTTGATTATGCCAGCGAGCTCGGCCTGCTGGCATTCAGTTCGCCGTTTGATTTGAGCGCCGTCGCGTTTTTGGAAGAGTTGCAGGTACCCTGCTATAAAATTGCGTCGTTTGAAAATACTGATCATGCTCTGCTCGCGGCAGTCGCAAAAACCGGTAAACCTGTCATTGTTTCTACTGGTATGGCGAGCCAGGCTGAGCTTGCCGAATCTGTTGAGGTATTAAAGCAAAACGGATGTACTCAACTTATTTTACTGAAGTGCACCAGTAATTACCCTGCCCGCCCGGTGGATGCCAACCTGCGTACAATTCCTCATTTAGCGGAACTGTTCGACTGCCAGGTAGGGTTATCAGATCACACCATGGGGGTGGGTGTAGCCGTGGCTGCTGTGGCCCTTGGCGCGTCAGTGGTCGAAAAACACTTTGTGCTGGACCGCAGTGAAGGCGGAGTCGATGCCGACTTTTCCTTAGAGCCTGATGAGCTCAGGCTACTGGTGGATGAGACCGATCGAGCCGCCGCCGCATTAGGCAAAATATCCTATGGCGCAACAGCCAAAGAACAATCTTCGCTGGTTTTCCGACGCTCTCTTTATATCGCTGAAGATATGAAAAAAGGCGAGATACTGACTGCACAAAATCTTCGCTCTGTCAGACCGGGATTAGGATTACCACCCAAATATTTGCCATTATTGCTGGGCAAGCCCATTAATCAGGATGCAGCAAAAGGAACGCCGATGAGCTGGGCCTTAATTTAA
- the pseB gene encoding UDP-N-acetylglucosamine 4,6-dehydratase (inverting) has protein sequence MFNNKTILITGGTGSFGRKFTQHILDNFSPKKIIVYSRDELKQYEMQQDFPQPCMRFFIGDVRDEVRLKEAMSDVDFVVHAAALKQVPAAEYNPMECIKTNIMGAQNVISCALSNGVKKVVALSTDKAANPANLYGATKLVSDKLFVAANNTVGKRDTRFSVVRYGNVMCSRGSVIPFFQKLIQDGATTLPITHPDMTRFMITLKEGVEFVCKSFERMHGGEIYVPKIPSMKMVDVATALGPDLDQEIIGIRPGEKLHETMCPADDSHLTLEFHDHFVICPTIQFADKQDFSKNKLNESGTAVAEGFEYNSGNNTEWIGPQDLLACLEEASS, from the coding sequence ATGTTTAACAATAAAACAATTTTAATTACAGGCGGGACCGGCTCCTTTGGGCGCAAGTTTACTCAACATATCCTGGATAACTTTTCGCCAAAGAAAATCATTGTTTATTCACGGGATGAGCTAAAGCAGTACGAAATGCAACAGGATTTTCCACAGCCCTGTATGCGTTTTTTTATTGGTGATGTACGTGACGAAGTGCGGCTTAAAGAAGCCATGAGCGACGTAGACTTTGTCGTACATGCAGCCGCCCTGAAACAAGTGCCGGCTGCCGAATACAATCCAATGGAATGTATTAAAACCAACATTATGGGGGCGCAGAATGTGATTAGCTGTGCCCTGAGTAATGGAGTTAAAAAGGTCGTAGCGTTATCCACAGATAAAGCGGCAAACCCGGCTAATCTCTACGGTGCCACCAAACTGGTATCGGATAAATTATTTGTTGCAGCCAATAACACCGTTGGAAAACGTGATACCCGATTCAGTGTGGTGCGTTACGGTAATGTTATGTGCTCCAGAGGCTCTGTGATTCCGTTTTTCCAAAAGCTGATACAAGACGGCGCGACTACTTTGCCTATTACCCACCCAGACATGACACGGTTCATGATTACTCTTAAAGAAGGGGTGGAATTTGTGTGTAAAAGTTTTGAGCGCATGCATGGCGGAGAAATTTATGTGCCCAAAATACCTTCAATGAAAATGGTGGATGTGGCAACAGCATTGGGTCCGGATCTGGATCAGGAAATAATCGGTATCCGACCAGGCGAAAAATTACATGAGACTATGTGCCCGGCAGATGATTCTCATCTGACGCTTGAGTTTCATGATCATTTTGTTATCTGCCCGACGATCCAGTTTGCCGATAAACAGGATTTTTCAAAGAATAAACTTAATGAATCAGGCACTGCGGTGGCAGAAGGATTTGAGTATAACTCAGGTAATAACACTGAATGGATTGGTCCGCAGGACCTGCTGGCCTGCCTTGAAGAAGCCTCCAGTTAA
- a CDS encoding motility associated factor glycosyltransferase family protein: MDKLQSSLLELEKKLSETLQYQERQAEFDKVAKQRFDNNLEAFKSYYPALHKQITTFVPRKDFTVFVSPSGDGNYQPEGAPVPLYGNNPVEQSRQQVEKNTQKAQFGRSALYRGADAGTKADKRLHMQYMAKLAEKFKETVAEDEPLLDSLPAHYPTCIMFGVGLGYALSELLKAHTFDYLFVCEPDFETFYASLYCTDWEAIFTSADVQSGCVFLHIGVTYENFFQEIQNIYNDIGAFSLISSFCYQHTPGDKVNALIRTFFDHFFQIQLGYGFYNDAVTGIAHTIENFNTHHCPVFVPPPKKSQSLKSLTAYVVANGPSVDEAIDVLRENREDVVIFAAGTALSTLLKLGITPDFHVLVERPKNTYDVLVETTDINELKKLNLLAVDVMYPEVSPLYQWAGLGLKGPEASSVLAQFEYLKVHQTLVGSMFCASPLVANTALSFATMMGFGEIYMFGVDNGYPMSGQSHSEHSIYLDPGYKNRYMANPDAPHILEGNLSGQVKATTLMLQAKQQMETLVKAYPHIQFYNVGSGAKVAGTEPLTVDDILCVPLKQHKEQVVEDIKTRFFSELVINDPEQAVGIEELESLCDYLLEIAHRPYSTRQEASDLLRAQARVVFAYRGRKFGHLFHVIKGTLLYFHGPLISLLYMYADEKKSLGWFAEAMAVWIDCIKAMRADYKHAWNKRCEYSLEEILYLKSLTDK, from the coding sequence ATGGATAAGCTTCAATCTTCTCTACTGGAACTGGAGAAAAAGTTATCAGAAACTTTGCAATATCAAGAGCGCCAGGCTGAATTTGATAAAGTTGCCAAACAGCGTTTTGACAACAATCTTGAAGCGTTTAAATCTTACTATCCTGCTCTGCATAAACAAATTACAACATTTGTTCCACGAAAAGACTTCACAGTATTTGTATCACCCTCTGGAGATGGCAATTATCAGCCGGAGGGGGCACCAGTACCGCTTTATGGGAATAACCCCGTCGAGCAGTCCCGGCAACAGGTTGAAAAAAACACACAAAAAGCACAGTTTGGTCGTTCGGCGCTTTACAGAGGCGCAGATGCGGGCACCAAAGCGGATAAACGTCTGCATATGCAATACATGGCAAAATTGGCAGAAAAATTTAAAGAAACAGTAGCCGAAGATGAGCCCCTGCTTGACTCTCTGCCAGCGCATTATCCAACCTGTATTATGTTTGGTGTGGGCTTAGGTTATGCGCTGTCTGAGTTATTGAAAGCGCACACTTTTGATTATCTGTTTGTGTGTGAACCCGACTTTGAAACATTTTATGCCAGTCTATACTGCACTGACTGGGAGGCGATTTTCACTAGTGCCGATGTACAAAGTGGCTGTGTTTTTTTACACATTGGCGTGACATACGAAAATTTCTTTCAGGAAATTCAGAATATCTATAACGATATTGGTGCCTTTTCCCTGATCAGCAGTTTTTGTTACCAGCATACACCGGGCGACAAGGTTAATGCGTTAATCAGAACGTTCTTTGACCACTTCTTCCAAATTCAATTAGGTTACGGATTTTACAACGATGCGGTTACCGGTATCGCGCATACTATTGAAAACTTCAACACGCACCACTGTCCGGTTTTTGTACCTCCGCCTAAAAAAAGTCAATCACTCAAATCACTGACAGCATATGTTGTGGCTAACGGGCCGTCTGTTGATGAAGCCATCGATGTGCTACGCGAAAACCGCGAAGATGTCGTGATTTTTGCAGCGGGTACAGCACTTTCCACATTACTAAAACTCGGTATCACGCCAGATTTTCATGTACTTGTTGAAAGGCCAAAAAATACTTACGACGTGCTGGTAGAAACTACCGACATCAACGAGCTGAAAAAGCTGAATCTGCTGGCTGTCGATGTGATGTATCCGGAAGTCTCGCCTTTATATCAATGGGCCGGTTTAGGTTTAAAAGGACCGGAAGCAAGTAGTGTTTTAGCTCAGTTTGAATATTTAAAGGTTCATCAGACTCTGGTTGGTTCGATGTTTTGTGCCAGTCCATTGGTCGCCAATACCGCCCTGTCCTTCGCCACCATGATGGGATTTGGTGAAATCTATATGTTTGGTGTGGACAATGGCTATCCAATGAGCGGACAAAGTCATTCGGAGCATAGCATCTATTTGGATCCTGGCTACAAAAACCGTTATATGGCGAATCCAGATGCACCGCATATTCTGGAAGGGAATTTGTCTGGTCAGGTAAAAGCCACTACCTTGATGCTGCAGGCCAAACAGCAAATGGAGACGTTAGTTAAGGCCTATCCACATATTCAGTTTTACAACGTAGGCAGTGGGGCAAAAGTGGCCGGGACTGAGCCATTGACCGTCGACGATATTCTGTGTGTGCCACTTAAACAGCACAAAGAGCAAGTGGTAGAAGATATCAAAACACGGTTCTTTAGTGAACTGGTTATCAATGATCCTGAACAGGCCGTGGGGATTGAAGAGCTCGAGTCGTTGTGCGATTACCTGCTGGAAATTGCGCACCGGCCTTATTCTACACGACAGGAAGCTTCCGATTTGTTACGTGCCCAGGCCCGTGTGGTGTTTGCTTATCGCGGCCGCAAATTCGGGCATTTGTTCCATGTTATTAAAGGCACGCTACTGTATTTTCACGGGCCGCTTATCAGCTTGCTTTACATGTATGCCGACGAGAAGAAATCCTTAGGCTGGTTTGCTGAAGCTATGGCGGTATGGATCGATTGTATCAAAGCCATGAGGGCGGATTATAAACATGCCTGGAATAAACGTTGCGAATACTCTTTAGAAGAAATACTTTACCTGAAAAGTTTGACTGATAAATAA